The proteins below are encoded in one region of Equus przewalskii isolate Varuska chromosome 1, EquPr2, whole genome shotgun sequence:
- the HAPLN3 gene encoding hyaluronan and proteoglycan link protein 3: protein MHDTMGLLVLLLLPLAGVSGLPFYNGFYYSSSPVGNGHGEGLFNGVKLVVDTPQGTLFSHQGANVTLPCRYHYAPALASPRPVRVKWWKLSENGAPEQDVLVAIGLRHRSFGDYQGRVRLRRDGEREASLEMQDLRLEDSGRYRCEVIDGLEDESGLVELELRGVVFPYQPPQGRYQLNFHEAQQACEEQGAAVASFEQLFRAWEEGLDWCNAGWLQDASVQYPIAQARRPCGGLGLAPGVRSYGSRHRRLHRYDVFCFAAALRGRVYYLEHPEKLTLAEAREACQEDGAQIAKVGQLFAAWKFRGLDRCDAGWLADGSARYPVAHPRPNCGSLEPGVRSFGFPDPQSREYGVYCYRPR from the exons ATGCATGACACCATGGGGCTGCTGGTCCTGCTGCTGCTCCCGCTGGCCGGCGTCTCCGGGCTGCCCTTCTACAACGGCTTCTATTACTCCAGCAGCCCCGTGGGCAACGGCCATGGCGAAG gccTCTTCAACGGAGTGAAGCTGGTGGTGGACACGCCCCAGGGGACTCTGTTCTCCCATCAAGGGGCCAATGTGACCCTGCCCTGCCGCTACCACTACGCGCCGGCCCTGGCCTCCCCCAGGCCCGTGCGCGTCAAATGGTGGAAGCTGTCGGAGAACGGGGCCCCCGAGCAGGACGTGCTGGTGGCCATTGGGCTGAGACACCGCTCCTTCGGAGACTACCAAGGCCGGGTGCGTCTGCGGCGGGACGGGGAGCGCGAGGCGTCGCTGGAGATGCAGGACCTGCGGCTGGAGGACTCCGGGCGCTACCGCTGCGAGGTCATTGACGGGCTGGAAGATGAGAGTGGCCTGGTGGAGCTGGAGCTGCGGG GTGTGGTCTTCCCTTACCAGCCCCCCCAGGGGCGCTACCAGCTCAACTTCCACGAGGCCCAGCAGGCCTGCGAGGAGCAGGGCGCGGCAGTGGCGTCCTTCGAGCAGCTGTTCcgggcctgggaggagggccTGGACTGGTGCAACGCGGGCTGGCTGCAGGACGCCTCCGTGCAGTACCCCATCGCGCAGGCCCGGCGGCCCTGTGgaggcctgggcctggcccccGGCGTGCGCAGCTACGGCTCCCGCCACCGCCGCCTGCACCGCTATGACGTGTTCTGCTTCGCTGCGGCCCTCAGGG GGCGGGTGTACTACCTGGAGCACCCCGAGAAGCTGACGCTGGCGGAGGCAAGGGAGGCCTGCCAGGAGGACGGCGCCCAGATCGCCAAGGTGGGCCAGCTCTTTGCCGCCTGGAAGTTCCGTGGCCTGGACCGCTGCGATGCCGGCTGGCTGGCCGATGGCAGCGCCCGCTACCCTGTGGCTCACCCACGTCCCAACTGCGGGTCCCTGGAGCCTGGTGTCCGCAGCTTCGGTTTCCCAGACCCACAGAGCCGAGAGTACGGCGTCTACTGCTACCGGCCGCGCTAG